A genomic segment from Sparus aurata chromosome 10, fSpaAur1.1, whole genome shotgun sequence encodes:
- the LOC115590428 gene encoding sentrin-specific protease 1-like → MEFVINAYLKKLVERYNHNNTTRAFAVNSFEITRIWEGKKPKIKIVPQLYKFILGVVNQAHHWMLVVILPAQKKSLFLDPLGENKKAVGHCKDVTRSLMRQRGLNPSRWECETNTHSIQQDATSCGAFALKFAECILNGLPLVFDTSPSSVNSIREEIAVSLLMNTDDLTDLCRICGENTGDTLWIGCDKCLRWFHKICAKYPKNGRRSYVCEACK, encoded by the exons ATGGAGTTT gTTATAAATGCATATCTCAAAAAACTTGTGGAGAGATACAATCACAACAACACCACAAGGGCATTTGCAGTGAACTCATTTGAAATAACAAGGATTTGGGAGGGGAAGAAGCCCAAAATTAAG ATTGTCCCACAGCTGTACAAGTTCATATTGGGCGTGGTCAATCAGGCCCATCACTGGATGCTGGTG GTGATCTTACCAGCACAAAAGAAGAGCCTTTTTCTGGACCCACTGggggaaaacaaaaaggcagTGGGTCACTGCAAGGATGTCACAAG ATCGTTAATGAGACAGAGGGGGTTAAATCCTTCAAGGTGGGAGTGCGAAACAAACACCCACTCCATTCAGCAAGATGCCACGTCTTGTGGGGCTTTTGCATTGAAG TTTGCTGAATGCATCTTGAATGGGTTGCCTCTGGTATTCGACACTTCACCATCCAGTGTCAACAGTATAAGGGAGGAGATAGCGGTCTCTCTGCTGATGAATACAG ATGACCTGACAGACCTCTGTCGTATTTGTGGGGAGAACACAGGGGACACTTTGTGG ATTGGGTGTGACAAGTGTCTACGATGGTTCCACAAAATCTGTGCCAAGTACCCCAAAAACGGAAGGAGGTcgtatgtgtgtgaagcatgcaagtag